One part of the Vicia villosa cultivar HV-30 ecotype Madison, WI linkage group LG6, Vvil1.0, whole genome shotgun sequence genome encodes these proteins:
- the LOC131615064 gene encoding L-type lectin-domain containing receptor kinase IX.1-like has product MITFVKPLSFHYQTFKYDDVKLEGDASLLYSYIQLTSTTRYQSNAYSVGRVTCFEPLHLWDKTTRKLTDFTTQFSFIIYSNETGFGDGLAFFLADPELPLLDHMKEGGGLGLVDKYQLLNSSQYSFVAVEFDTHQNPWDPSGIHVGINLNSMMSQKTKPWLIDIKNKKGYYSCKIEYNSSVRDLKVSFTGNIVDGKPVKSYMKYNVDLRDYLPEKVIFGFSAATGLMFEMNTLKSWSFNSSLENDKKIASSIPSNLEPSPIPNSPEPDSKKRTILGLGVGVGIAAILLVLGWFCILIWKRMKGEKEDSIFDMKMDDEFQKGTGPKKFCYNKLATATNNFEETQKIGQGGFGGVYKGYLKEIDSNVAIKRISKESKQGIKEYATEVKIISKLRHRNLVQLIGWCHMKKDFLLIYEFMQNGSLDSHLYRGKSVLAWEMRYNIAMDLASALLYLHEEWEQCVLHRDIKSSNIMLDYNFNAKLGDFGLARLVDHQKVSQLETTVVAGTMGYIAPEYFTTGKATKESDIYSFGIVSLELVSGRKPIDLYAKEDQVSIFDWVVELYRLGKLLEVADRKLEGVFDAEQMERLVVIGLWCANPNNSFRPSVRQVIQVLKFEAPLPILPQKMFESVYPTAISTIFDPVSFPSEAYIDSS; this is encoded by the coding sequence ATGATTACTTTTGTAAAACCACTTTCATTCCATTACCAAACCTTTAAATATGATGATGTAAAACTAGAAGGAGATGCTTCATTGTTATATTCATACATTCAACTTACTTCAACCACAAGGTACCAAAGCAATGCTTATAGTGTTGGAAGAGTCACATGTTTTGAACCATTACATCTATGGGACAAAACCACAAGAAAACTCACCGATTTCACTACTCAATTCTCCTTTATAATTTATTCGAACGAAACCGGTTTCGGAGATGGATTAGCATTTTTCTTGGCAGATCCAGAGCTTCCACTTCTTGATCATATGAAAGAAGGTGGTGGACTTGGTCTTGTTGATAAATATCAactattgaattcaagtcagtaTTCATTTGTGGCAGTTGAGTTTGATACACATCAAAATCCTTGGGATCCTTCAGGTATACATGTAGGTATAAACTTGAATTCTATGATGTCTCAGAAAACTAAACCATGGTTGATAGATATTAAGAATAAGAAAGGCTATTATTCTTGTAAAATCGAGTATAATTCGAGTGTTCGTGATTTGAAAGTTTCGTTCACCGGAAACATTGTTGATGGTAAGCCTGTGAAAAGTTACATGAAGTATAATGTTGATCTGAGGGATTACTTACCTGAGAAGGTTATCTTTGGTTTCTCGGCTGCTACTGGACTTATGTTCGAGATGAATACGTTAAAATCATGGTCATTTAATTCGAGTTTAGAGAATGATAAGAAAATTGCTTCTTCAATCCCTTCAAATCTTGAACCTTCACCAATCCCGAATAGTCCTGAACCAGATAGTAAAAAACGTACTATATTAGGACTCGGAGTTGGTGTAGGTATAGCGGCGATTTTACTTGTTTTAGGATGGTTTTGTATCTTAATATGGAAGAGGATGAAAGGAGAAAAAGAAGATTCGATTTTCGATATGAAAATGGACGATGAATTTCAGAAGGGAACCGGGCCTAAAAAGTTTTGCTATAATAAACTCGCGACAGCAACGAATAACTTCGAAGAAACGCAAAAGATAGGACAAGGTGGTTTCGGGGGCGTTTACAAAGGCTATTTGAAGGAAATAGATTCGAACGTTGCTATAAAGAGGATATCGAAAGAATCTAAACAAGGAATAAAGGAATACGCGACGGAGGTGAAGATCATAAGCAAACTTAGGCATAGGAATTTAGTTCAACTAATTGGTTGGTGTCACATGAAAAAAGATTTCCTTCTTATATATGAGTTCATGCAAAATGGTAGCTTAGATTCTCATCTATATCGCGGTAAAAGCGTATTGGCATGGGAAATGAGGTACAATATTGCAATGGATTTGGCTTCTGCATTGTTGTATCTTCATGAAGAATGGGAACAATGTGTGCTTCATAGAGACATAAAATCAAGTAACATAATGTTGGACTATAATTTCAATGCTAAGCTCGGCGATTTCGGGTTGGCTAGGTTGGTTGATCATCAGAAAGTATCACAATTAGAAACCACAGTTGTAGCAGGTACAATGGGATACATAGCACCCGAATATTTCACAACAGGAAAAGCTACTAAGGAATCTGATATATATAGTTTTGGCATTGTTTCATTGGAGTTGGTTAGCGGAAGAAAACCGATTGATCTTTACGCGAAAGAGGATCAAGTGAGTATATTTGATTGGGTTGTGGAGCTTTATAGATTAGGAAAGTTACTCGAAGTCGCGGACAGGAAACTCGAGGGTGTGTTTGATGCGGAACAAATGGAACGGTTAGTGGTTATTGGACTTTGGTGTGCAAATCCAAATAATTCATTTAGGCCAAGTGTGAGACAAGTGATTCAagtgcttaaatttgaagctCCTTTACCAATTCTACCACAGAAGATGTTTGAGTCAGTTTATCCTACTGCTATAAGCACAATTTTTGATCCAGTTTCTTTTCCTTCTGAGGCTTACATTGACAGTTCATAA